A genomic window from Megalobrama amblycephala isolate DHTTF-2021 linkage group LG2, ASM1881202v1, whole genome shotgun sequence includes:
- the smfn gene encoding small fragment nuclease isoform X1 yields the protein MRAHMWSAACVSAFRVLTRVCVSSQRVKAFPPVFTAHSLSLYSPCASVLVKGLMSRRRPHSRKMSQSLAQRMVWVDLEMTGLDIEKDKIIEMACIVTDSDLNVIAEGPNLIINQPDDLLDGMSDWCKEHHGKSGLTQAVRDSHISLQQAEYEFLSFVRQHTPPGQCPLAGNSVHADKKFLDKYMPQFMRHLHYRIIDVSTIKELSRRWYPEEYGLAPQKKASHRALEDIQESIKELKFYRANVFKVKEKRKVVENGDKTSVS from the exons ATGCGGGCACACATGTGGAGTGCGGCGTGTGTTTCTGCATTCAGAGTCCTGACTCGAGTCTGTGTGTCATCTCAGCGGGTTAAAGCATTTCCACCGGTGTTTACAGCCCACAGCCTCTCTCTCTACAGTCCATGTGCCTCTGTGCTCGTCAAGGGTTTGATGTCAAGAAGACGACCTCACAGTAGGAAGATGTCACAGTCCTTGGCGCAGCGAATGGTCTGGGTGGATCTGGAG ATGACAGGGCTGGATATCGAGAAGGACAAGATTATTGAGATGGCGTGCATAGTTACAGACTCTGACCTGAACGTCATTGCAGAG GGGCCAAATCTGATcatcaaccaaccagatgatctGCTTGACGGCATGTCAGACTGGTGCAAAGAGCATCATGGGAAG TCAGGGTTGACGCAGGCTGTCAGGGACAGTCACATCTCTCTCCAGCAGGCAGAGTACGAATTCCTGTCTTTCGTCCGACAGCACACACCACCCGGACAGTGTCCTCTCGCAG GGAACTCCGTTCACGCCGATAAGAAGTTTCTGGATAAGTACATGCCGCAGTTCATGCGACATCTGCACTATCGCATTATTGACGTGAGCACCATTAAAGAGCTGTCCAG ACGATGGTATCCAGAGGAGTATGGTCTCGCACCGCAGAAAAAAGCATCGCACAG AGCGTTGGAAGACATCCAGGAGAGCATAAAAGAACTGAAGTTTTACAGAGCGAATGTTTTCAAAGTGAAGGAGAAGAGAAAAGTAGTGGAAAACGGTGATAAGACATCTGTGAGCTAA
- the smfn gene encoding small fragment nuclease isoform X2: protein MRAHMWSAACVSAFRVLTRVCVSSQRVKAFPPVFTAHSLSLYSPCASVLVKGLMSRRRPHSRKMSQSLAQRMVWVDLEMTGLDIEKDKIIEMACIVTDSDLNVIAEGPNLIINQPDDLLDGMSDWCKEHHGKSGLTQAVRDSHISLQQAEYEFLSFVRQHTPPGQCPLAGNSVHADKKFLDKYMPQFMRHLHYRIIDVSTIKELSRRWYPEEYGLAPQKKASHRSVCKTERWKTSRRA, encoded by the exons ATGCGGGCACACATGTGGAGTGCGGCGTGTGTTTCTGCATTCAGAGTCCTGACTCGAGTCTGTGTGTCATCTCAGCGGGTTAAAGCATTTCCACCGGTGTTTACAGCCCACAGCCTCTCTCTCTACAGTCCATGTGCCTCTGTGCTCGTCAAGGGTTTGATGTCAAGAAGACGACCTCACAGTAGGAAGATGTCACAGTCCTTGGCGCAGCGAATGGTCTGGGTGGATCTGGAG ATGACAGGGCTGGATATCGAGAAGGACAAGATTATTGAGATGGCGTGCATAGTTACAGACTCTGACCTGAACGTCATTGCAGAG GGGCCAAATCTGATcatcaaccaaccagatgatctGCTTGACGGCATGTCAGACTGGTGCAAAGAGCATCATGGGAAG TCAGGGTTGACGCAGGCTGTCAGGGACAGTCACATCTCTCTCCAGCAGGCAGAGTACGAATTCCTGTCTTTCGTCCGACAGCACACACCACCCGGACAGTGTCCTCTCGCAG GGAACTCCGTTCACGCCGATAAGAAGTTTCTGGATAAGTACATGCCGCAGTTCATGCGACATCTGCACTATCGCATTATTGACGTGAGCACCATTAAAGAGCTGTCCAG ACGATGGTATCCAGAGGAGTATGGTCTCGCACCGCAGAAAAAAGCATCGCACAGGTCTGTGTGCAAAACAG AGCGTTGGAAGACATCCAGGAGAGCATAA